Proteins from a genomic interval of Bombus affinis isolate iyBomAffi1 chromosome 18, iyBomAffi1.2, whole genome shotgun sequence:
- the LOC126926577 gene encoding uncharacterized protein LOC126926577, with protein sequence MLRCLSKSPNIIKERWTFLFSQTGQAILSPINGTTILKLKSRDIAKSSTKVRSEADESATALPGPRSTASEKTSCPARKPRAHFRVVSTHTRGVRSKRHNKVNTPFAFKLQVQNEVFVNPGIKAGGNRYKPNPVVKNEERILMVDVTVCNENGDCRQKAAKEKIDKYFPCLNILKNKYDVDEGAILPAELGSGGSTTAETIENLKELGVTNNETNTIVMNVLCNSIETCNLFLDGCAIIYVGDGRTLEPFFWNFGKTP encoded by the exons ATGCTAAGGTGCTTGTCCAAGTCGCCCAACATCATAAAGGAAAGGTGGACATTCCTTTTCTCGCAGACCGGACAAGCAATCTTGTCTCCCATTAACGGTACCACTATTTTGAAGCTCAAGTCCAGGGACATAGCCAAGTCATCAACTAAGGTCCGCTCCGAAGCGGATGAATCCGCTACAGCGCTTCCGGGACCGAGAAGCACTGCGTCCGAG AAGACGTCATGCCCAGCCCGAAAACCTAGGGCACATTTTAGAGTTGTATCAACACACACAAGAGGAGTAAGAAGCAAGAGGCATAACAAGGTAAACACTCCCTTCGCGTTCAAGTTACAGGTCCAAAATGAAGTGTTTGTCAATCCTGGAATCAAAGCTGGAGGTAATCGATACAAACCGAACCCCGTGGTGAAAAACGAGGAACGGATTCTCATGGTCGACGTAACTGTCTGCAACGAGAACGGAGATTGTCGCCAAAAAGCTGCAAAAGAAAAGATCGACAAATACTTCCCATGCTTGAATATATTAAAGAACAAGTATGACGTCGATGAGGGAGCCATTTTACCGGCGGAACTAGGAAGCGGAGGGTCCACAACGGCTGAGACTATCGAAAATTTAAAGGAACTCGGCGTTACAAATAACGAAACAAACACAATTGTTATGAATGTGTTGTGTAACTCTATAGAAACGTGCAACTTGTTTTTAGACGGTTGCGCaataatatatgtcggagatggaaggaCACTGGAGCCTTTTTTCTGGAACTTTGGGAAAACTCCTTAa